One genomic window of Actinoplanes lobatus includes the following:
- a CDS encoding FtsK/SpoIIIE domain-containing protein — translation MRAYGRRHRRWSRRNPQPLLLVPDEPLTLVVLAAIGRTLFRYRSELAPVFLALVLIVTGSVLHHTRPDAWPLVAVVTVLAGTVVAVRGWPWGLTRTAERAYAAITTAFSGGWLTTVTALGPTRSPLPTILFLAVIALGVPWWAHRRRRARVRVDRVINAWPNLAEMIGLAGSRIMSAVVDTWGWRARIKLRPGQSVTDLVARVPAIESALGTRPGAVRIEQDPAHAGRCTMRVLAMDPHAGAIPWPGPTARTLADPIELGVFEDATPVQVAMLRRHALIGGTTDSGKSGVLNVILGNLAACTDVVLWGIDLKGGMELRPWASCLARLATTPDEATDLLADAVAILDARAHASSHDNTRVWEPTPKAPALVIVIDEYAELADTAPDAVGHAESVARRGRAVAVDLLAATQRPTQKAMGGGALRSQMSIRVCLRVRERRDVDLILDKGMLADGWHAYTLDAPGKFYVLADGHNQPRRARAYLVTDDLVHQTAARYADQRPDLDPLSRAAIDNQLKPIEPPRPTADDPEQTLLTALDQAPADGLTVPELIDLTGMRRTWIYDRLQAHATAGRARQVTRGRWRA, via the coding sequence ATGAGGGCCTACGGACGCAGGCACCGACGGTGGAGCCGCCGCAACCCGCAACCGTTGCTACTCGTACCCGATGAGCCTCTGACCCTCGTCGTTCTGGCTGCCATCGGCCGGACTCTGTTCCGGTACCGCTCGGAACTCGCTCCCGTCTTCCTCGCCCTGGTCCTCATCGTCACCGGGTCGGTCCTGCACCACACCCGACCCGATGCGTGGCCGCTGGTTGCTGTCGTGACCGTGCTGGCGGGAACGGTTGTGGCGGTGCGCGGGTGGCCCTGGGGACTGACCCGCACCGCCGAGCGTGCGTACGCCGCCATAACGACCGCCTTCTCCGGCGGATGGCTCACGACCGTAACCGCGCTCGGGCCGACCCGATCGCCCCTACCGACGATCCTCTTCCTGGCCGTGATCGCGCTCGGCGTGCCGTGGTGGGCTCACCGACGACGGCGAGCCCGCGTACGGGTGGATCGGGTCATCAACGCATGGCCCAACCTCGCGGAGATGATCGGGCTGGCAGGCTCACGGATCATGTCGGCCGTCGTCGACACCTGGGGATGGCGAGCCCGCATCAAGCTGAGACCCGGTCAGAGCGTCACCGACCTGGTGGCCCGCGTACCGGCCATCGAGTCGGCCCTCGGGACACGGCCCGGTGCCGTCCGCATCGAGCAAGACCCCGCGCACGCCGGCCGGTGCACGATGCGTGTGCTGGCCATGGATCCGCACGCCGGCGCTATCCCGTGGCCCGGCCCGACCGCCCGCACCCTCGCCGACCCCATCGAACTCGGTGTCTTCGAGGACGCCACACCCGTTCAAGTGGCCATGCTCCGCCGGCATGCTCTCATCGGCGGCACCACCGACTCGGGCAAGAGCGGCGTGCTCAACGTGATCCTCGGCAACCTCGCCGCCTGCACCGACGTCGTGCTCTGGGGCATCGATCTCAAAGGCGGCATGGAACTCCGGCCCTGGGCGTCATGCCTGGCCCGGCTCGCCACCACACCCGATGAGGCAACCGATCTGCTCGCCGACGCCGTCGCCATCTTGGACGCCCGCGCTCACGCCTCCAGCCACGACAACACCCGCGTCTGGGAGCCCACACCGAAAGCACCGGCCCTGGTCATCGTGATCGACGAGTACGCCGAACTCGCCGACACCGCCCCGGACGCCGTCGGACACGCCGAATCGGTTGCCCGACGAGGCCGCGCCGTCGCCGTCGACCTGCTCGCCGCCACCCAACGACCTACCCAGAAAGCCATGGGTGGGGGAGCGCTGCGTTCGCAGATGAGCATCCGCGTCTGTCTACGTGTGCGGGAACGCCGCGACGTCGATCTCATCCTGGACAAGGGCATGCTCGCCGACGGCTGGCACGCCTACACCCTCGACGCACCCGGCAAGTTCTACGTCCTGGCCGACGGCCACAACCAACCACGCCGCGCCCGCGCCTACCTTGTCACCGACGACCTGGTGCATCAGACCGCCGCGCGCTACGCCGACCAACGGCCGGACCTCGACCCGCTGTCCCGCGCGGCCATCGACAACCAACTCAAGCCGATCGAACCGCCGCGACCGACCGCCGACGACCCGGAACAGACACTGCTGACGGCGCTTGATCAAGCGCCCGCCGACGGTCTGACCGTTCCGGAACTCATCGACCTCACCGGCATGCGACGCACCTGGATCTACGACCGACTCCAAGCCCACGCCACCGCCGGCCGAGCCCGGCAAGTCACTCGCGGACGCTGGCGAGCCTGA
- a CDS encoding recombinase family protein, with amino-acid sequence MRFAFYGRVSTEDQQDPQASKAWQLSRARSLIEPAGGEVVAEFFDIGLSRALPWKRRPEATRLLEAIKSAGRDFEAVVIGEPQRAFYGSQFGMTFPVFVHYGVGLWVPEVGGAIDPGSDAHDLVMALYGGMSKGERNRIKIRVHSAMKAQTELEGRYLGGRPPYGYRLADAGPHPNPGKAAEGKRLHQLDPDPVTAPIVKRIFAEYTAGRGMTSIARGLTQDGIACPSAYDRARNPHRKTQVWETTAVRAILQNPRYTGHQVWNRARTDEVLIDVDDVALGHENRHRWNDPSKWIWSRTESHTPLISTDLYEQAQRTIKKRGTNGDGGKAPRHTGHPYLFRGLITCGICDRKMVGNPNHGRLYYRCTASRDFVRQHQISHPPALYLREDQITAPIDRFLREELTGTALTDNIRRVAEAQYRAALAAHDTAGEIQQLRQAIADADAKISRYRATLDAGGDPALIANWISETTTIKKAAQARLGLTEAPPQRMSTDQIDAIAEAFDDLFRLLRDADPRDKAELYSRIGLRMIYRPGLETLIAEVSTPASSRVFDWCPRGDLNPHAR; translated from the coding sequence ATGAGGTTCGCGTTCTACGGACGAGTGTCGACCGAAGACCAACAAGACCCGCAGGCATCCAAAGCGTGGCAGCTATCCCGCGCCCGCAGCTTGATCGAACCGGCCGGTGGTGAAGTCGTCGCCGAGTTCTTCGACATCGGGCTGTCCCGCGCCCTGCCGTGGAAGCGGCGACCGGAAGCGACGCGCCTGCTCGAAGCGATCAAGAGCGCTGGCCGCGACTTCGAAGCCGTCGTCATCGGAGAGCCGCAGCGCGCGTTCTACGGCAGCCAGTTCGGCATGACGTTCCCGGTCTTCGTGCACTACGGCGTCGGCCTGTGGGTGCCCGAGGTCGGAGGCGCGATCGATCCGGGATCCGACGCGCACGATCTCGTGATGGCTCTCTACGGTGGCATGAGCAAAGGCGAACGCAACCGCATCAAGATCCGCGTCCACTCCGCCATGAAGGCACAGACCGAACTCGAAGGCCGCTACCTCGGCGGACGCCCGCCCTACGGCTACCGTCTCGCTGACGCCGGACCGCACCCCAACCCCGGCAAAGCCGCTGAGGGTAAGCGTCTGCACCAACTCGACCCCGACCCGGTCACCGCACCGATCGTGAAGCGGATCTTCGCCGAGTACACCGCCGGACGCGGGATGACCTCGATCGCGCGCGGCCTCACCCAGGACGGCATCGCGTGTCCGTCGGCCTATGACCGGGCACGCAACCCGCATCGCAAGACCCAGGTCTGGGAGACCACCGCCGTGCGCGCCATCTTGCAGAACCCGCGTTACACCGGTCACCAGGTCTGGAACCGGGCACGCACCGACGAGGTCCTGATCGATGTCGACGACGTTGCGCTCGGCCACGAGAACCGGCACCGGTGGAACGACCCCAGCAAGTGGATCTGGTCGCGCACCGAGTCACACACGCCGCTGATCAGCACCGACCTCTACGAACAAGCCCAGCGCACCATCAAGAAGCGGGGCACCAACGGCGATGGCGGCAAGGCTCCCCGCCACACCGGCCACCCTTACCTGTTCCGGGGCCTGATCACCTGTGGCATCTGCGACCGCAAGATGGTCGGCAACCCCAACCACGGGCGGCTCTACTACCGCTGCACCGCGAGTCGTGACTTCGTCCGCCAACACCAGATCAGCCACCCGCCGGCCCTCTACCTGCGTGAGGACCAGATCACCGCACCCATCGACCGGTTCCTCCGCGAGGAACTCACCGGCACAGCATTGACCGACAACATCCGTCGCGTGGCCGAAGCGCAGTACCGCGCCGCGCTCGCCGCCCACGACACCGCCGGCGAGATCCAGCAACTACGGCAGGCCATCGCCGACGCGGATGCCAAGATCAGCCGCTACCGGGCGACTCTCGATGCCGGCGGCGACCCGGCACTGATCGCGAACTGGATCAGCGAGACCACGACGATCAAGAAAGCCGCGCAGGCCCGACTCGGCCTCACCGAGGCGCCGCCTCAACGGATGAGCACCGACCAGATCGACGCCATCGCTGAAGCGTTCGATGACCTGTTCCGGCTACTGCGCGACGCCGACCCACGCGACAAGGCCGAGCTGTACAGCCGCATCGGCCTGCGGATGATCTACCGACCTGGCCTAGAAACACTGATCGCCGAGGTTTCCACCCCGGCGAGTTCTCGTGTCTTTGATTGGTGTCCGAGGGGGGACTTGAACCCCCACGCCCGTTAA